A region of Solanum dulcamara chromosome 7, daSolDulc1.2, whole genome shotgun sequence DNA encodes the following proteins:
- the LOC129894800 gene encoding uncharacterized protein LOC129894800: MTLFKHLKVGGPLVNVLRMVDGEKKPPMGYIYEAIDRAKESIEKAFNYNERKYMNVFKIIDARWTDQLHQPLHAAGHILNPELYYKNNEMKTLTEEVWLGYHAYVERMILDKTLQDKIGDELGVYMKDDGLLGIASAIRARTLRSPVEWWMQYGHNVPNLQQFAIRVQSLTCSSYSCERNWSVYEHIHTKKRNRLELKRLNDLVFIKYNRTLVRRYNARNTIDPILLDNIDDANEWLIGAPQNHEDEEVYEGEGLTYGDVAMASGVEENIYGFRGSTLRGKEKRVATGSSSCSNRSRTLVDESSNEEEDEDQVEVEPLLMALQEFEDLAEE, translated from the exons ATGACACTGTTCAAGCACTTAAAAGTTGGTGGTCCTTTAGTTAATGTACTTCGTATGGTGGATGGGGAGAAAAAACCACCAATGGGCTACATTTATGAAGCCATAGATAGGGCAAAAGAAAGTATTGAAAAGGCATTCAATtataatgaaagaaaatatatgaaTGTTTTCAAAATCATTGATGCAAGGTGGACGGATCAACTTCATCAACCTTTACATGCAGCAGGACATATTTTGAACCCGGAGctctattataaaaataatgagatGAAGACTTTAACTGAAGAAGTGTGGTTGGGATATCATGCATATGTTGAGAGGATGATCCTAGATAAAACTTTGCAAGACAAAATAGGGGATGAGCTTGGTGTGTACATGAAAGATGATGGGCTACTTGGAATTGCGTCGGCCATTAGAGCTAGAACCTTAAGGTCACCAG TTGAATGGTGGATGCAATATGGTCATAATGTCCCAAACTTGCAACAATTTGCTATTAGAGTGCAAAGTTTAACTTGTAGCTCATACAGTTGCGAGAGAAATTGGAGCGTGTATGAACAT ATTCATACTAAAAAGAGAAACAGGCTTGAGTTAAAACGCCTGAATGATCTAGTGTTCATCAAATATAATAGAACATTGGTGCGTCGCTACAATGCTCGCAATACCATTGATCCAATTTTGTTGGATAATATCGATGATGCAAATGAATGGTTAATTGGAGCACCCCAAAatcatgaagatgaagaagtatATGAAGGAGAAGGTCTCACTTATGGTGATGTTGCTATGGCTAGTGGTGTGGAGGAGAATATTTATGGTTTTAGGGGGAGTACTTTAAGGggcaaggaaaaaagagtagctACAGGTTCAAGTTCATGTTCAAATAGAAGTAGAActcttgttgatgagtcctccaatgaggaagaagatgaggacCAAGTAGAAGTAGAACCCTTGCTGATGGCACTTCAAGAGTTTGAGGATCTTGCTGAAGAATAG
- the LOC129896751 gene encoding uncharacterized protein LOC129896751: MQYGHNVLNLQQFAIRVQSLTCSSYGCERNWSVYEHIHTKKRNRLELKRLNDLVFIKYNRTLVRRYNARNTIDPILLDNIDDANEWLTGAPQNHEDEEVYEGEGLTYGDVATASGVEENIYGFTGSTLRGKEKRVATGSSSCSNRSRTLVDESSDEEEDEDQVEVEPLLMALQEFEDLVEE, translated from the exons ATGCAATATGGTCATAATGTCCTAAACTTGCAACAATTTGCTATTAGAGTGCAAAGTTTAACTTGTAGCTCATACGGTTGCGAGAGAAATTGGAGCGTGTATGAACAT ATTCATACTAAAAAGAGAAACAGGCTTGAGTTAAAACGCCTGAATGATCTAGTGTTCATCAAATATAATAGAACATTGGTGCGTCGCTACAATGCTCGCAATACCATTGATCCAATTTTGTTGGATAATATCGATGATGCAAATGAATGGttaactggagcaccccaaaatcatgaagatgaagaagtatATGAAGGAGAAGGTCTCACTTATGGTGATGTTGCTACGGCTAGTGGTGTGGAGGAGAATATTTATGGTTTTACGGGGAGTACTTTAAGGggcaaggaaaaaagagtagctACAGGTTCAAGTTCATGTTCAAATAGAAGTAGAActcttgttgatgagtcctccgatgaggaagaagatgaggacCAAGTAGAAGTGGAACCCTTGTTGATGGCACTTCAAGAGTTTGAGGATCTTGTTGAAGAATAG
- the LOC129896752 gene encoding uncharacterized protein LOC129896752 codes for MQYGHNVPNLQQFAIRVQSLTCSSYGCERNWSVYEHIHTKKRNRLELKRLNDLVFIKYNRTLVRRYNARNTIDPILLDNIDDANEWLTGAPQNHEDEEVYEGEGLTYGDVATASGVEENIYGFRGSTLRGKEKRVATGSSSCSNRSRTLVDESSDEEEDEDQVEVEPLLMALQEFEDLAEE; via the exons ATGCAATATGGTCATAATGTCCCAAACTTGCAACAATTTGCTATTAGAGTGCAAAGTTTAACTTGTAGCTCATACGGTTGCGAGAGAAATTGGAGCGTGTATGAACAT ATTCATACTAAAAAGAGAAACAGGCTTGAGTTAAAACGCCTGAATGATCTAGTGTTCATCAAATATAATAGAACATTGGTGCGTCGCTACAATGCTCGCAATACCATTGATCCAATTTTGTTGGATAATATCGATGATGCAAATGAATGGttaactggagcaccccaaaatcatgaagatgaagaagtatATGAAGGAGAAGGTCTCACTTATGGTGATGTTGCTACGGCTAGTGGTGTGGAGGAGAATATTTATGGTTTTAGGGGGAGTACTTTAAGGggcaaggaaaaaagagtagctACAGGTTCAAGTTCATGTTCAAATAGAAGTAGAActcttgttgatgagtcctccgatgaggaagaagatgaggacCAAGTAGAAGTAGAACCCTTGCTGATGGCACTTCAAGAGTTTGAGGATCTTGCTGAAGAATAG